A window of the Harmonia axyridis chromosome 5, icHarAxyr1.1, whole genome shotgun sequence genome harbors these coding sequences:
- the LOC123679817 gene encoding NADH dehydrogenase [ubiquinone] 1 alpha subcomplex subunit 6, whose product MASQAVKTGFKNVKPILSVDKDEAKKRVLNLYRAWYRQLPYIVKKYDIPKTEEHCRIKLRSEFMKHKDVKDIRIVDMLVIKGQMELKETVNIWKQKGHIMAYFQDTIEPKPKDFLSKFLS is encoded by the exons ATGGCTTCTCAAGCAGTTAAAACAggtttcaaaaatgtaaaaccAATTCTATCGGTCGATAAAGATGAAGCTAAAAAGAGAGTTTTGAATTTATACAGAGCTTGGTATAGACAACTTCCATATATAG TAAAAAAATACGACATTCCAAAAACTGAAGAGCATTGTCGTATAAAGCTACGATCAGAATTCATGAAACACAAAGATGTTAAAGATATACGGATAGTGGATATGTTGGTTATAAAG ggaCAAATGGAACTGAAAGAAACTGTGAATATTTGGAAGCAAAAAGGCCACATTATGGCATATTTTCAAGATACCATTGAACCAAAGCCAAAAGATTTCTTGTCAAAGTTTTTATCTTGA
- the LOC123679815 gene encoding venom serine carboxypeptidase-like, with protein MRFLLGVSTVFLYLHGIQSAFPNFYPKLESPPALEFSDNPGKPLILTPLIEENKIDDALAASEVHFNGFKNKKSYSGYFTVNKQFNSNLFFWFFPSENDFANAPVVLWLQGGPGASSMIGLFAENGPFSVKTKKGLKIRQYSWTQTHSVIYIDSPVGTGFSFTNEGGYAQNETQVGEELYNALEQFFLLFPKLQNNPFFVTGESYGGKYVPAVSYAIHKNNPTGKVKINLQGLAIGNGLSDPVNQLKYGDYLYQLGLIDTQALAQVKNYEQEGVKYIQNKDWINAFKLFDELLNGDQNNHTSYFKNVTGFDNYFNFLYPVETDKEFDLLAAYLQRDDVHAAIHVGDVVFQAENPKVELNLMADVMQSVAPWVSELLNYYRVLIYNGQLDIIVAYPLTENYLKNLQFSAAEEYKTAKRSKWYVESELAGYVKQAGNLTEILVRNAGHMVPHDQPKWAFDLINRFTRNKPFNSEAFPLEYTSNLINMTD; from the coding sequence ATGAGATTCCTCCTAGGAGTGAGTACAGTTTTTTTATATCTGCATGGAATCCAATCAGCATTCCCAAACTTCTATCCGAAATTGGAAAGCCCGCCTGCATTAGAATTTAGTGACAATCCTGGTAAACCACTTATCTTAACACCattaattgaagaaaataaaatcgaTGATGCTCTTGCTGCCTCTGAAGTACATTTCAATGGATTCAAGAACAAGAAAAGTTATTCTGGGTATTTTACAGTGAACAAACAATTCAATTCTAATCTCTTTTTCTGGTTTTTCCCTTCTGAAAATGATTTTGCTAATGCACCTGTTGTGCTGTGGTTACAAGGGGGACCTGGTGCATCTTCGATGATTGGACTGTTTGCAGAAAATGGTCCATTCTCTGTGAAAACTAAAAAAGGGTTGAAAATCAGGCAATACTCCTGGACACAAACCCACTCTGTTATCTATATTGATAGTCCAGTAGGTACAGGATTCAGTTTTACTAATGAAGGTGGATATGCTCAAAACGAAACGCAAGTTGGTGAAGAATTATACAATGCattggaacaattttttttgcttttccCAAAGCTACAAAATAATCCTTTTTTTGTTACTGGAGAATCTTACGGAGGAAAGTATGTACCAGCTGTATCATATGCTATACACAAAAATAATCCAACTGGAAAGGTAAAAATAAATCTACAAGGACTTGCAATTGGAAATGGACTTAGTGATCCTGTGAATCAACTGAAATATGGTGATTATTTGTATCAACTTGGATTGATAGATACCCAAGCTCTTGCTCAAGTTAAGAATTATGAACAAGAAGGTGTCAAATACATACAAAATAAAGATTGGATTAATGCCTTCAAGTTGTTCGATGAATTACTAAATGGAGATCAGAATAACCATACTTCTTATTTTAAGAATGTCACAGgatttgataattattttaattttttgtaccCTGTTGAAACTGATAAAGAGTTTGATTTATTGGCTGCGTATCTACAGAGAGACGATGTTCATGCTGCTATACATGTTGGAGATGTAGTGTTTCAAGCAGAAAATCCAAAAGTGGAACTTAATTTAATGGCTGATGTTATGCAATCGGTAGCTCCATGGGTTTCTGAATTATTGAACTATTACAGAGTTTTGATCTATAATGGACAGTTGGATATCATTGTTGCATATCCTTTAACAGAGAATTACTTGAAAAATCTTCAGTTCAGTGCAGCAGAAGAATATAAAACTGCAAAACGTTCCAAATGGTATGTGGAATCAGAACTTGCAGGATATGTGAAGCAAGCTGGAAATTTAACTGAAATATTGGTGAGAAATGCTGGCCATATGGTACCTCATGATCAACCTAAATGGGCGTTTGATTTAATTAATAGGTTTACCAGAAACAAACCTTTCAATTCAGAAGCATTCCCACTGGAGTATACATCGAATCTGATTAATATGACTGATTAA